The Clostridium aceticum genomic interval GGTGTAAACGAAGCTCTAGCCAAGACAGATCAAGGAAAAATACAGCAGATGACCAACGCTTGGGGAGATATGAAGGAAGAAGTAGGTAAAAAAGTGTTAAGTGTTCAAGCTAGGTTTGCAGGCTGGTTTTTCACCAAAATACCTAGGATTCAAGGGAGCATATTAGGTTTAACCGATAGATTGACTAGAGGAATTGACTTTATTGCAGGAGGATTTAATAAAATAAGTCCTCATATTACTAGATTAACAGGGAATTTACAGCAGTTTAACCCTTATATTGACAGTGTTACAGAAAAATTTAGTTGGTTGGCAAGTGTTGGCATAACAACATTTCTTAATATAAGACAGGCAGTGACAAACAATATTCCTACACTTGAAAGAGTCAGGGATTTAGCGTTGGTGTTAGGCGATAGAATAAAAAATGGTTTAGGGCAGGCATTTGAGGCAGCACAACCAACAATTGAATGGATGTTTATAACTGGTTTGCCTAAAACGGTGGATGTATTAGCAAGGGTAGCTGATGGGGCTATGGATGTATATGAACTCATAAGCAATAATTGGACATTCATAGAGCCTATCGTATGGGGCATAGGCGTTGCGTTTGGCACATGGAAACTAGCTTCTTTAGTGATGGAAACATATAAGTTTACTACTGCACTAATTGTTGCTACTAAGGTAAAGAAGGCACACACTATTGCTACGATTGCATCTACCAAGGCTAAGCTTATAGATAAGGCAGAAACACTTTACCTTACAGCCTTATATGTTAAAGACGCAGTTGTAAGAGGGGCTAGTACAGCTGCAACATGGGCTCAAGTGGCAGCTACAAGTGCGTGGAATGTGGTGGCAGGGATAGGGACTGTTGTTACTAAAGGATTTGGTGCTGCTATAGCCTTTGCAACTTCTCCTATAGGAATGATAGTGATCGCTATAGGTGTCTTGATTGCTGCTGGAGTTGCTTTGTATAAGAACTGGGATACAGTTGGAGAAAAGTCAGCTAAAATTTGGAATGGCATTAAAGATGCAGTCAGAGGACCAGCTAACAGTATCATTGGTTTTGCTAATGGTATTATCGGGGCTTATGAAAAAATGCTTAATGGCGTTGGTAGTGCAATCAATAAGATTCCAAGTGTTAAAATTCCTGATTGGGTACCAGGTGTGGGGGGAAATGAATTTGGAATTCCTAATATACCAACTGTAAGTATTCCTAAAGTACCCATGTTAGCTACAGGAGGTATTGCTGTAGGACCTACGCTGGCAATGGTAGGTGAAGGTAGTGAAAGTGAAGCGATATTGCCTTTGTCTAAATTACAAAACCTACTAAATACTTCTACTGTAAATAATTCAACAACAAATAATGAGCAGCCTATTCACTTTCATTATTCCCCCCAGTATATTATACAAAGTGATGCAGATATAGAAAAACTAAGAAAGATTGATAAACAAAATCAACAGGATTTCAGAAGACAAGCACTGGATTTTATTGAAAATCAAAAAAGAGTATCAATAGGTTAATGATTGAGGTGGAGCATGGAAAAATATATTACTGTTTTAGGTGATACATGGGATATGATAGCCTATAGGGTGTATGGTGATGAAACATACGCAAGGGATTTGATAAAAGCAAATCCTAAACACATCTATACTGTTATATTTTCTGGAGGAATTGAGTTAAATGTTCCAGCAGTAGAAAAAAGGGAGTTAATATCAATGTTGCCGCCTTGGAAAAGAGGTAATGAATATGCTGGCACGTAGAGCTGATATAGCGGTTAAATATAGCGGTATTGATATTACTTCAGATATAAAAAAAGATTTACTAGTGTTTTCCTATACAGATAATGCTTCAGAAAATGCAGATGATGTAAGCATATTACTGAAGGATAACAAGCTTAAATGGTTGAACCAATGGTTTCCACAAAAGGGTGATAGCTTAGAATCAGAGATTAACACAATGAATTGGAGATTTGATGGGGATAGGCAAAGCCTACCCTGTGGATCAAGCATTATAGATGAACCAGAATATAGCGGTAGGCCGAGAGTATTAACTCTAAAAGCCATATCTATCCCTGCAAACAGCAATTTTACAACAACCAATAAAAGTAGAGTATGGAACAATATAACCTTTAAAACAATAGCTCAAGATATAGCAAATCAGGCTGGTTTGTCATTGTTTTTTGATAGCAAGAGCAATCCTATCTATGCCAGGCAGGAGCAGTCAGAGGTATCAGATATGAAGTTCTTAGCAGAGTTATGCAAAAATGAAGGATTAGCGTTTAAAGTTACTGATAAGAAAATAGTAATATTTGATGAGGCAGAATATGAAAAAAGACCTAGTGTAGCAAAATTTAAAGAAAGCAGCAGTACCTTGAAAAGGTATAACTTTAAGACAACATTTACTGATACGGCTTATGCCGGATGCAATGTCAAATACTATGATGCAGCATTAGGAAGGAATATAGAATTTCTATTTGCCTTGAAAGATATAGACCCTGAGAAAGATAAAGTATATGAACTAAATGCAAGGGTCAAGACAGGGGAAGAAGCTAAAAGATTAGCGCAGAAAACATTAAGAAAGATCAATAAGAAGGAGTACAGAACGATTTTAGAAGTCGCTGGAGACATAAATATAGTAGGTGGCAGCTGCATTGATTTAGAGGAGTTTGGCGTATTTAGCGGTAAATATTATGTTGATAAAGCCATCCACAATTATGATGGTGGGTATAGCGTGAGTATCGAAGGCCACAAGGTATTGGAGGGTTATTAATGTTTGATGATATAGATTCTAAGAAGGTTATTAGTATTTTGATGAATATAATACGTGTTGGGACAGTTCATTCTGTTGATGAAGTAAAGGGAACGGTAAAGGTAAGCTTTCAAGATAAAGACAAAATAGTCAGCAATGATCTGCCTATACTAGACAGAGAATATGATCTTCCCAAAGTAGGTCAACAGGCACTATGCTTATTCCTTCCTAATGGTATTCAAGAGGGATTTTGTCTAAGATCCTTTTATTCAAACGTTAATCCTCCACCGGTGCAAGATAAAAATTTATACCATAAAGCCTTTGGAGATGGGACTTGTATCGAATACGACAAGATAAATAAAGAACTTACAATAAAAGCTGCAGGTGATTTGAAAATAATATCTAGCGGTGATATCTTGATAGAGGCTGATGGAAACCTAACTACTAAAGCGGGGAATTTTAATAGTGCTATCAGTCAAGTTAAAACTGTTCCCATTATACATCATCCTTAGAGGGGAGGTAGCTGGCATTTATGATTGGATACTTTGGAGACATCGTCTTTGAAAGCTCCGATACAAGAGTATTAACTTTTAGTGGATTCACCAAAAGCACTGTAGGAAGATGGGGAAAACATGAGGTGATAGGACAAAAACCTGCAAACGAGTTTATCGGTCCAGACTTAGAGGTCATAACATTTACTATCAATTTGAATGGTAACTTTGGTGTGATGCCTTCAAAAGAGATTGAAAAATGGGTTAATATGGTCAATGAAGGCATGGCTGATGTGCTGGTAATAGGGAGTAGAGTAATTGGCAGTGATAAATGGTGTGTAAAAGAAGTTAGTGAGGCATGGGGTGTGGTTTTAAATGGCGGTGTCTTATATTCAGCCAAAGTTGATGTAACACTAGAGGAATATGTAGAAAGCATCGAAGTATTTGAACCTCAAATAGCGATTCCTGAACCTAGCGCACCCTCCGCCAAATATGGTGTGGTTACAGCTTCTGTACTAAATGTTAGAAATGGTCCAGGGATGAATCATCAAATAATAGGCAAGCTTCCCAGAGATACAAGAGTTACAATTACTGGGCAAGAGGGACAGTGGCACAGGATCAACTTTGGAGAGGGTAAGGGGTATGTTTCTGCTACATACATAAAGCTTATTTAGTTTAGGAGGTAACTAGGAATGATAGATCTATTTGCGGTTGAATTTATATCTCCAGATAATGCTGCTGAAGAGGTTATTAGAAACTTAAGGGTGCTATTCACTACGCCACAAGGAACTGTGCCCTTTGATAGAGGCTTTGGTGTAGATTTTAGTATAGTTGACGAGCCTGTGAATTTAGCACGAGGAAAAATAACTGTTGAGTATGTAAGAAAAGCGCAACGCTATGAACCACGGGCTAAGGTCACAGAAGTTTTCTTTGAATATAAAGAAAATAAATTAATCCCCAGGGTGAAAGTGAGGGTTGATGCAATTGATTGATTTAAATAATCTGCCAGAAGTAGAATTTGCACAGAAGGATATAAAGGCAATCCTTGCTGATACTATAGCAGGATATGAGGAAGCGTATTTTCAGCAGCATGGAAAAAAGAAGAAACTGTATCCAGGTGATCCGATTCGTATATTTTTATATACTCAAGCTCTAAGGGAATTTCAACTAAGACAAATTATAGATTTTTCAGCTAAACAAAATTTACTAAAGTATTCAACAGGCCCATTTCTTGAAAACTTAGCTGCACTACGAGAAGTAGAAAAGCTTCCAGCAAGTCCAGCAAAAGTTTCTCAAAAGTTTATATTAAATACTCCTCAATCAGTTGTTCAAATAATTCCCCGAGGTACTCGGGTGAGTCCTGGAGGTGATATATATTTTGAAGTTAAAGAGAATATGGAAGTCCCTATTGGAGAGATAGAAATAACTGCAATGCTAGAGTGCACATCTGAAGGAAAGATAGGAAATGGATTTATGCCGGGACAAATTAATATACTGGTAGATGCACTTCCTTTTATAGAAAGCACTGTTAACTTAGATGAAAGTCAAGGTGGATCTGATGTAGAAGATGATGAAAACTTTAGAGAAAGAATAAGATTAGCTCCTGAGAGTTACAGCGTAGCTGGGCCAGCAGGGGCTTATGAGTTTTTTGCTAAGAAATATAGTTCTGCGATACAAGATGTGCGAGTGTTTTCACCTTCTGCTGGGGTTGTGGATGTAAGAGTACTGCTTGAAAATGGAGAAATACCGAATGAGGCTTTTTTACTGGGGCTTAAGGAATCTTTAAGTGATAAGACAATAAGACCTTTAACGGATCATGTCATAGTGGGAGCACCTAAAGCAGTTGAATACGATATAGAGTTAACATACTATATTTTGTCTGAAAATGCTGCGTCAGTAACTTCTATCCAAGGCAATATACAGAAAGCAGTAAATGAGTATATCTTGTGGCAGAAAACTAAAATAGGCAGGGATATTAATCCTTCTGAACTGGTTGCTAGGATAAGAAATGCAGGTGCTAAAAGGGTTGAGATTATTCAACCAAGTTTTATACAACTACAAAATATAGAAGTTGCTAAAGAAGTAAATGTGTCGGTAAACTATGGAGGGTTAGAGGATGATTGATGTATATAATATCAAGCTGATTGATATTTTGCCACCTAATTTCAAAAATGATCCTGATATTTTAGCAGCATCTAAGGCTTTAGATGATGAATTTGTGCTGTTGATTGATGAAGTTAAAAATTGTATCCTTCTTCCACGGATTGATGAACTGGGTAGCGAACTCATAGATTTGTTGGCCTGGGAACTCCATGTTGATTTTTATGATACGAGCTTATCATTGGAGAAAAGGCGGCAATTAGTAAAGAACTCGCTTAAATGGCATAAAAGGAAAGGTACTCCGTCTGCTGTTGAGGAAGTAATAACCACTGCATTTGATAATGCTTGGATAGAGGAATGGTTGGAATATGGTGGAGAACCATATCATTTTCGTATAAAAACAGAGGCTTTAATAGAAGACGCACAAAAATTAAATCAAATATTTAAAGCTATAAATTCTGTGAAGAATACAAGAAGTTGGCTAGACAGTATTGCTATTGAGCGAGCTAATCGTTTAGGAGTTAATCTTGGTACTGTAACGCAACAAAGTATCAAAATAACTATAGTATCCAAGTTGTTAAAAGATACTTATAATCTAGAATCAAATATATTTTTAGGAGCTGTTTGTACTCAAACAAATGAAATTACAATTTATACGGAGGTGAATTAGTTTGGCTCAGTTTAATCAAATGATATTAACAAACTTAGGCAGACAGCTGCAAGCAAAGGCTCAAACGGGAATGGAGTTGCAATTTACTCGGGTAGCTGTAGGGGATGGAAACTTACCCTATGGAACAAACCTAGATGAATTAACAGCACTAATTAATGAGAAAAAGTCTTTAGGGATTACATCAGTACAGGTTATAGGAGATGGGACATCAAGAGTTAGAGCGAGTGTAACAAATGAAGGACTGCTTGAAGGATTTTATATCAGAGAAATTGGACTCTTTGCTACGGACCCTGATCAAGGTGAAATTCTATACTGTGTAGCAAATGCAGGTCTGCTATCTGACTTCATGCCAGCTGGCACTGGCGCTAACATAGTAGAGTCTATTTTAAATTTAATTACAGTAGTAGGCAATGCTGCAAATGTTACTGCAGTAATTGAATCTGGAATATATGTCACTACGGATGAGCTAATTAACTTAGCTGGGGAAAGTAGGACAACAGAAACAGTTAAAGGAAATGCAGATGTTATTGCGATGCACTTGGCTGAAAATACGGCACACGCATCAAATGTAAATCCAACAGCAAATAGAATAGCTATGTTTGATACTAATTCAAAATTGAGAATACCTAAAAGTACAGACAGGCACTTGTCTAAAAATGATAATTTTTTTAGACCTGCCCCTATAGTTTTTAATGACAGTTCAAGCTTTGAAATAGGTAGTAAAATAGCTATACCAATAAGTGAATTTAACCCTAATCGATTTGACAGTGAATACCAAGGAATGTTAGTTGCCTATTCTTCGTCACCAGGGACAAGCGGTAGGTCATGTGGATTGGCATATATTACGTCAACGAATAATAGTGGCACATCTTGGCAAATAAATGTTTTAGTCCCTATCACAAACGTAACTGTTACTCACAATGCTACAAATAACACTATTGAAATCACAAACAATACAGGTGCAACTAGAGTTATAAGATGTGATTGCATGATGTTTTAGGAGGTGTCAAAATGGCGAAAATTCAATGTCCTAGAGATTATAATTATTGGTATATCCTTAGCTATGCAGGGGTAGACCCAAGCAAAGAAAACAATAGATGGACTTACGATGAAGAGAAAGAAGAATTGATAGCAGAAGTTGAGCAGGAAACACTAGACAATGCTTTGAATCAATATGACCATCAAGCTTGGCTAAAAGAGTTAGACAAAATCAACAACCCTAAAACAAAAGAGCAAATATTAGAAGAACGATTGAAAATTACAGAAGATGCTTTATTGGGGTTAATGGATATTATTATGATGGGAGGAATGTAGAATGTACGGATTTATATTAAATATGTGGATTATGAGAAGAATTGACCAAGTAAAGGTATTATCCTATGTACCGACTTTTATTAGCCAAGAAGAAGCAAATATGATAATAGCAACGCCGCAGATTTAAGTCATAATTAATATTAATGTACATCCCTTTATTGTTTTGCTAAAATAGTATTAATGCAGGAAAAGGGGGATTCTTATGAAAAAGTTCGATTTAGATGAAAACAGGTTTACTAGGATATCAGGTTTTTTAACTGTAGGATATAGAGATTACCTTGCAGCTCGGACCCTGTTAATAAATGGGCTACTCTATAGAGGAGTTATTATTTCTGCTACTTCAATAGAGAAACTATTAAAAGTATTTATCATTCTAAACGGTAGCCCTAAAAAAACACATAAGGTTGATAAACTTTTCGATGAAGCTATTGAATTTGATACAAATTTAAGTACACATATTAATAGAGATTTCATAGATTTCTTGGCAAAGGCATATGACCTTCGATACTTTGATAATGAAGTTTTTAGTAAACCAAGTAAAAGATTTAAGTTATCAGTAGCACAGTATAAAACTTTAGCAGAACTAGACCTTACAGCTATTACCATCTTAAATAGTTTTAAGGTACACTATTCTGGTTACGAACTAAAATCAGAATACCATTCACATCTTGAAGAAAAGTATGACTTACTATATGATAAGAACTTCATATTGAATAAAACATCAAAACAGAGCTTAATTGAGCAAAATCAAAAAGTATATCAAATAAAAACTGTTGAAAATGGAGGTGTTATGGAGCGGTTTTATCAAACAGAGAGTGCTAAAAATGATGGAGTTTTTATTTTTAAGGATGAGCGATAGGACGTAAAAGGTCAACATACTAATGTTGGCTTTTCTTATTCTCGTACCTATTTGGAAATTTATACGATATAAACATGCTAGAAAAGCGTGTCATTTTTATGCGCTAAAAACAATTCTATAACTTGAGAAAGTAGGTGGGCTATGGAAAATGAGGTTATCAAAATGCTGATAGGTCAAGGAGTATTTGCTATACTCTTTGGCTATTTGCTTTTTTACGTATTAAAAGAAAACAGTAAAAGAGAAATAAAGTATCAAGAGATTATTCAAGACTTAAGTGGCAGATTCAACATCATTGAAGATGTACAAAAGGATGTTAAAGAGATCAAGAACAAAGTTTTCAGATAAGGGAGGATAAATGATGGAAAAGATAATTACTGCCGATCCAGGACACGGTGGAGAGGATAGGGCCAATAAAGGCCCTACTGGATATGTAGAAGCAGACGGTGTTTTGGATATTGGTCTTAGACTAAAAGAGTTGTTGATAAAAGAAGGTTACCCAATAAAAATGACGAGAGAAAAGGATGAAACAGTAGCACTTTATGACAGAACCCAAATGGCTAATAAATGGCAGGGGAGGCTTTTCATCAGCCTTCATACCAATGCTGGAACTGAAACCTCAAATGGAATAGAAACCTTCTACACCTTAAACAATGAATGGCAAAACAAACAACATCATCAAGAGGCAAAAAGAGCAGCAGAAATCTTTCAAAGGAATTTAGTTGAAGCTACAGGATTAAGGGATAGAGGGATCAAAACAAGACTAGTAGACAATCCAACCTCACCCATCCATGGGAAAGACTATTATGCAGTCATCAGAAGAAGCAACATGCCAGCAATTCTCGTAGAGATGGGTTTTCACTCCAACCCAAGAGAAGAAGCCCTATTAAAAACACCAGCCTTCAGACAAAAACTAGCTGAAGCTCTATTAAAAGGCATGAAGGAGGTCTATCCATTGAAGAAGCAAAACATCGTTGAAAAACAAAATATTAAGCTAAATATTCACGGCATGCCTTCACAAGTTGAAGGTATTTTTTATGAGAATAAAAACTATGTACCGGTTACTTTTCTAAGAGAATTAGGTTATAAAGTTACTGGGCACGGAACAAATGTAGAAATTGAATACAGAAAGGAGCAATAATCATGTTTGGAAAAGAATACTCTAAATGGCTAAAAAGAATTGAGGAAATCAAAAAACAGTGTCCTAACTCAGCAGTCCTTCCCTCCCCTCCAGATCCCAGGGACTACGCTTTAAGCACATCGCCTTTAGCATCTAAAGTAACTA includes:
- a CDS encoding tail protein X, producing the protein MEKYITVLGDTWDMIAYRVYGDETYARDLIKANPKHIYTVIFSGGIELNVPAVEKRELISMLPPWKRGNEYAGT
- a CDS encoding phage late control D family protein, producing MLARRADIAVKYSGIDITSDIKKDLLVFSYTDNASENADDVSILLKDNKLKWLNQWFPQKGDSLESEINTMNWRFDGDRQSLPCGSSIIDEPEYSGRPRVLTLKAISIPANSNFTTTNKSRVWNNITFKTIAQDIANQAGLSLFFDSKSNPIYARQEQSEVSDMKFLAELCKNEGLAFKVTDKKIVIFDEAEYEKRPSVAKFKESSSTLKRYNFKTTFTDTAYAGCNVKYYDAALGRNIEFLFALKDIDPEKDKVYELNARVKTGEEAKRLAQKTLRKINKKEYRTILEVAGDINIVGGSCIDLEEFGVFSGKYYVDKAIHNYDGGYSVSIEGHKVLEGY
- a CDS encoding phage baseplate assembly protein V; translated protein: MFDDIDSKKVISILMNIIRVGTVHSVDEVKGTVKVSFQDKDKIVSNDLPILDREYDLPKVGQQALCLFLPNGIQEGFCLRSFYSNVNPPPVQDKNLYHKAFGDGTCIEYDKINKELTIKAAGDLKIISSGDILIEADGNLTTKAGNFNSAISQVKTVPIIHHP
- a CDS encoding phage tail protein, with the translated sequence MIGYFGDIVFESSDTRVLTFSGFTKSTVGRWGKHEVIGQKPANEFIGPDLEVITFTINLNGNFGVMPSKEIEKWVNMVNEGMADVLVIGSRVIGSDKWCVKEVSEAWGVVLNGGVLYSAKVDVTLEEYVESIEVFEPQIAIPEPSAPSAKYGVVTASVLNVRNGPGMNHQIIGKLPRDTRVTITGQEGQWHRINFGEGKGYVSATYIKLI
- a CDS encoding GPW/gp25 family protein; the encoded protein is MIDLFAVEFISPDNAAEEVIRNLRVLFTTPQGTVPFDRGFGVDFSIVDEPVNLARGKITVEYVRKAQRYEPRAKVTEVFFEYKENKLIPRVKVRVDAID
- a CDS encoding baseplate assembly protein gives rise to the protein MQLIDLNNLPEVEFAQKDIKAILADTIAGYEEAYFQQHGKKKKLYPGDPIRIFLYTQALREFQLRQIIDFSAKQNLLKYSTGPFLENLAALREVEKLPASPAKVSQKFILNTPQSVVQIIPRGTRVSPGGDIYFEVKENMEVPIGEIEITAMLECTSEGKIGNGFMPGQINILVDALPFIESTVNLDESQGGSDVEDDENFRERIRLAPESYSVAGPAGAYEFFAKKYSSAIQDVRVFSPSAGVVDVRVLLENGEIPNEAFLLGLKESLSDKTIRPLTDHVIVGAPKAVEYDIELTYYILSENAASVTSIQGNIQKAVNEYILWQKTKIGRDINPSELVARIRNAGAKRVEIIQPSFIQLQNIEVAKEVNVSVNYGGLEDD
- a CDS encoding phage tail protein I; translation: MIDVYNIKLIDILPPNFKNDPDILAASKALDDEFVLLIDEVKNCILLPRIDELGSELIDLLAWELHVDFYDTSLSLEKRRQLVKNSLKWHKRKGTPSAVEEVITTAFDNAWIEEWLEYGGEPYHFRIKTEALIEDAQKLNQIFKAINSVKNTRSWLDSIAIERANRLGVNLGTVTQQSIKITIVSKLLKDTYNLESNIFLGAVCTQTNEITIYTEVN
- a CDS encoding phage tail protein, whose translation is MAQFNQMILTNLGRQLQAKAQTGMELQFTRVAVGDGNLPYGTNLDELTALINEKKSLGITSVQVIGDGTSRVRASVTNEGLLEGFYIREIGLFATDPDQGEILYCVANAGLLSDFMPAGTGANIVESILNLITVVGNAANVTAVIESGIYVTTDELINLAGESRTTETVKGNADVIAMHLAENTAHASNVNPTANRIAMFDTNSKLRIPKSTDRHLSKNDNFFRPAPIVFNDSSSFEIGSKIAIPISEFNPNRFDSEYQGMLVAYSSSPGTSGRSCGLAYITSTNNSGTSWQINVLVPITNVTVTHNATNNTIEITNNTGATRVIRCDCMMF
- a CDS encoding HEPN domain-containing protein; protein product: MKKFDLDENRFTRISGFLTVGYRDYLAARTLLINGLLYRGVIISATSIEKLLKVFIILNGSPKKTHKVDKLFDEAIEFDTNLSTHINRDFIDFLAKAYDLRYFDNEVFSKPSKRFKLSVAQYKTLAELDLTAITILNSFKVHYSGYELKSEYHSHLEEKYDLLYDKNFILNKTSKQSLIEQNQKVYQIKTVENGGVMERFYQTESAKNDGVFIFKDER
- a CDS encoding BhlA/UviB family holin-like peptide; the encoded protein is MENEVIKMLIGQGVFAILFGYLLFYVLKENSKREIKYQEIIQDLSGRFNIIEDVQKDVKEIKNKVFR
- a CDS encoding N-acetylmuramoyl-L-alanine amidase family protein, translating into MEKIITADPGHGGEDRANKGPTGYVEADGVLDIGLRLKELLIKEGYPIKMTREKDETVALYDRTQMANKWQGRLFISLHTNAGTETSNGIETFYTLNNEWQNKQHHQEAKRAAEIFQRNLVEATGLRDRGIKTRLVDNPTSPIHGKDYYAVIRRSNMPAILVEMGFHSNPREEALLKTPAFRQKLAEALLKGMKEVYPLKKQNIVEKQNIKLNIHGMPSQVEGIFYENKNYVPVTFLRELGYKVTGHGTNVEIEYRKEQ